The Tenuifilum thalassicum genome includes the window AAGGACCCTATTATCAAAGGTATGCACTACTCCCATTCGTCATTTTTGCAAAAGCCCTTGAAAATAATATACCTGAGCTTAAAATCTTTGATTACAAGAGCGGAGTTTTGAATAGGGCCGTGGTTACTTTACTTCAGCTAACTAATACCGATGGCCGCTTTTATCCAATAAACGATGCTATAAAGGATAAAACATGGATAACACCTGAACTAGTGTTTGGTACTAATATAGCATATTTCAATACCCACGATAGTACTATTCTTGATGTTGCTCAAAAACAGGGTGAGGTGATGCTTAGCATCGAGGGGCTTGAGGTTGCTAAAGCCATTGAGCAGGGGCATGTGAAAACTTTTGTTCGAAAACCAATTGTTATTCGCGATGGGAAAAATGGTGATGCAGGTGGTTTGGCTATCCTCAGAATGGGCAAAAACGAGAAGCAAACTTCTGTTCTTTTTAAGTTTACTTCTCAAGGAATGGGGCATGGCCATTTCGATAGGTTGAACTTAAATATTTTTGATAGGGGAGTTGAGATAGTTCCCGACTATGGTGCTGCAAGGTTTATAAATGTTGTTGCTAAAGAGGGTGGTAGATACTTGAATGAGAATAAGACATGGGCCAAACAAACCATTGCACATAATACTTTGGTTATTAACCAAAAATCAAACTTTAATGGAAGTGTAAAACTTGCCGATAAATTTAGTCCTAAGCTCCTATTTACCGATTTGTCGAATGCCAATATTCAGATGGTTTCTGCCATTGACGAGAATTGTTACAAAAACGATACTATTCAAAGGACTTTAGCTCTTATTGAGTTTGGTGATCGGAAGTTCTTAATTGATCTTTTCAACATTAAAGGTATAGGAAGAGTTCAGTATGACCTTCCAACCTACTTCAATGGTCAGATTATCGACTCAAATTTTGAGATTCAGCGATTGAACCAGTATAAGATTTTAGGCAACAATAATGGTTATCAACATTTGGTAATAGATGCTGAATCAAGAGCATTTGACTCGTTGGCAAGGGTTACTTGGGCTATTGGAACGGGCTTTTACTCGCTTACTACAATTACAAATACTCACACAAACTTTTATGTGGTTAGGCTAGGCGCTAACGATCCAAATTACAATTTACGGAATCAGCAAGGTTTCATTTTTAGGGGTGAGCTGGCTGGTAGTGGTAAGATTCTATCTGTTTATGAGTTGCATGGAAACTACAATCCTTCTACAGAGGCTGTGCTAGGCTCAGAAAGTGCAATTGATTCATGTAAACTTTTTGATGATAACGATAGGGTTGCAGTATATGTCACTCTTAAAAACGGTAAAAAAATAGGACTATTTATCGATTTAAGTTTTAGCGGCTCTAATAGTAATAGGGTCAAAGTAGACAATTCTGTAGTAACATGGCAAGGAAACTATAAATTAACAATAAAAGAATAAAATTATGGCAAGCGAAAAATTTATTAAGAATTCAGAGAAGTGGGAAGATCTTGGTGGTGGAGTATCGCGTCAATTTCTTGGTTGGGATAACCAAATAATGATGGTAAAAGTTAAGTTTGAAAAGGGCGCAATAGGCAGCACCCACCAACATTTTCACACACAAGCTACCTACGTGGCCAAAGGTAAATTTGAGTTTACCATCGATGGTCAAACAAAAATTGTTGAAGAGGGTGAGGGGGTTTATATTGCTCCTAATCTTCCTCATGGTACAATCTGTTTAGAGGATGGAATCCTTATCGATGTTTTTAGTCCTGTTCGCGAGGATTTTCTTGATGGTAGTCAGGTCTCATATTTTGGTAAAAAATAGTTTGATGAATTTTTGAGCTTGTAAAAAATGTCTGGCTCATTTTAAAATTAGAATCATGAAGATAAAAGGGTTACGTTGGTGGATTATTGGGCTAATAGCATTGGCTACAGTAATCAATTATATCGATAGGAGTACACTTGGTGTTATGTGGCCAAGTATTTCGAAGGATTTAGGAATGGAAAAGGACGACTATGCCATTATCCTAAATTTCTTTATGATTGCCTATGCTGTTGGTCAATCGGTTTCTGGAAGGTTATTCGATAAAGTTGGAACACGAATTGGTTATGTTATTGCAATAGGCGTTTGGGGGCTCTCCTCGTTTATGCATGCATTTGCTCGAGGAATCTTATCGTTTAGCTTCTTCAGGATTACATTGGGTTTAGGTGAGGCTGGCAACTGGCCAGGTGCTGCAAAAAGCAATGCAGAGTGGTTCCCAATTAAGGAACGAGCCATTGCTCAGGGGTTGTTTAATGCCGGTGCATCAATTGGCTCTGTTATTGCTCCCCCTCTAATCGCTCTTTTGTGGGCTGCTTTTGGTTGGCAGGTAACTTTCATGATTGTCGGCTCATTTGGTATAATGTGGCTTATTCCATGGCTCATTATAAATAAAAAGGGACCAAAAGAACATCCCTGGATTACTAAATATGAGCAGGAGAAAATTATTAAAGGACAGCATGCTAAAGAGAACACCGTTGAGGGCCAAAAGGGTAAATGCTTAAAAGATATCCTGAAGCATAGAGAATCATGGTCGGTTCTTGTTTCGCGCTTCTTCCTTGAACCAATCTGGTGGCTTTTTGTTGGCTGGATGCCAATTTATTTGGCCGAAGTATATGGATTCGATGTAAAACAGATAGGACTTTTCGCATGGGTCCCCTATGTTGGAGCAGCCATTGGTAGTATTAGCGGTGGTTACTTTTCTGGTAAAATGATTAAAAATGGTGCAACCATAAACCGCGCCCGAAAAACTGCAATAACCATTGGCGGTGCAATCATGTTCCTTGGACTTTTGGCAACAATATTTTTAGCCAATACCCCTCTAAAATTTGTCGTGATAGTTGCGTTTGTCCTATTTGGCTTC containing:
- a CDS encoding MFS transporter, producing MKIKGLRWWIIGLIALATVINYIDRSTLGVMWPSISKDLGMEKDDYAIILNFFMIAYAVGQSVSGRLFDKVGTRIGYVIAIGVWGLSSFMHAFARGILSFSFFRITLGLGEAGNWPGAAKSNAEWFPIKERAIAQGLFNAGASIGSVIAPPLIALLWAAFGWQVTFMIVGSFGIMWLIPWLIINKKGPKEHPWITKYEQEKIIKGQHAKENTVEGQKGKCLKDILKHRESWSVLVSRFFLEPIWWLFVGWMPIYLAEVYGFDVKQIGLFAWVPYVGAAIGSISGGYFSGKMIKNGATINRARKTAITIGGAIMFLGLLATIFLANTPLKFVVIVAFVLFGFQFTIGNIQTLPSDLFYGKSVGTLAGFGGTVGVFAVIAMNFLVPVISKISYTPIFVMIAVFVPLGIWAIYYFAKDIRPVDEKETKTISIK
- a CDS encoding cupin domain-containing protein, coding for MASEKFIKNSEKWEDLGGGVSRQFLGWDNQIMMVKVKFEKGAIGSTHQHFHTQATYVAKGKFEFTIDGQTKIVEEGEGVYIAPNLPHGTICLEDGILIDVFSPVREDFLDGSQVSYFGKK
- a CDS encoding alginate lyase family protein, with amino-acid sequence MVKNKMPHWARRKKIYLSGFLTLATVVVLFGSCSKSISIEGHESYPKLILKKQDVPQIVEGISKYPLLKASFEKAKSIADNAILNGIEIPIPKDPGGGYTHEKHKRNYIEMYNAGLVYQLTGEEKYAVFVRDMLLKYAELYPTLGLHPMKKNQAPGKLFWQGLNESVWLVYTIQAYDCIHDFLTDTERKIIEENLFKEVVKFFLTENKSTFNRIHNHGTWAVAGVGMTGLVLGDTLMVKQALYSTELDSTGGFLRQIDELFSPDGYYAEGPYYQRYALLPFVIFAKALENNIPELKIFDYKSGVLNRAVVTLLQLTNTDGRFYPINDAIKDKTWITPELVFGTNIAYFNTHDSTILDVAQKQGEVMLSIEGLEVAKAIEQGHVKTFVRKPIVIRDGKNGDAGGLAILRMGKNEKQTSVLFKFTSQGMGHGHFDRLNLNIFDRGVEIVPDYGAARFINVVAKEGGRYLNENKTWAKQTIAHNTLVINQKSNFNGSVKLADKFSPKLLFTDLSNANIQMVSAIDENCYKNDTIQRTLALIEFGDRKFLIDLFNIKGIGRVQYDLPTYFNGQIIDSNFEIQRLNQYKILGNNNGYQHLVIDAESRAFDSLARVTWAIGTGFYSLTTITNTHTNFYVVRLGANDPNYNLRNQQGFIFRGELAGSGKILSVYELHGNYNPSTEAVLGSESAIDSCKLFDDNDRVAVYVTLKNGKKIGLFIDLSFSGSNSNRVKVDNSVVTWQGNYKLTIKE